A single genomic interval of Orcinus orca chromosome 19, mOrcOrc1.1, whole genome shotgun sequence harbors:
- the APOH gene encoding beta-2-glycoprotein 1 yields the protein MMIPPVLLLFSSFLCHVAIAGRICPKPDDLPFARVVPLKTSYAPGEEIVFSCQPGYVSRGGIRRFTCPLTGLWPINTLRCTPRVCPFAGILENGTVRYTTFEYPNTINFSCNTGFYLKGANSVQCTKEGEWSQKLPVCAPVTCPPPPIPKFAKLSVYQPLSGNNSLYGGKAVFECLPQHAMFGNDTVTCTEHGNWTELPECKEVKCPFPSRPDNGFVNYPAKQVLYYKDKATYGCHDTYALDGPEEVECGKFGKWSAQPSCKASCKLSVKKATVIYEGERVNIQDKFKNGMLHGQNISFFCKNKEKKCSYTEDAQCIDGVIQIPKCFKEHSSFAFWKTEASDVKPC from the exons ATGATGATTCCTCCCGTGCTCCTCTTGTTTTCAAGTTTTCTCTGCCATGTTGCTATTGCAGGACGAA TCTGTCCCAAGCCAGATGACTTACCATTTGCCAGAGTTGTTCCGTTAAAAACATCCTATGCCCCCGGGGAGGAGATCGTGTTCTCCTGCCAGCCAGGCTACGTGTCCCGGGGAGGGATCCGGAGGTTCACCTGCCCGCTCACAGGACTTTGGCCCATCAACACTCTGAGATGCACAC CCAGAGTATGTCCTTTTGCTGGAATCTTAGAAAACGGAACTGTACGCTATACAACTTTTGAATATCCCAACACGATCAATTTTTCTTGCAATACCGG GTTTTATCTGAAAGGAGCTAATTCTGTTCAATGCACTAAGGAGGGAGAATGGAGTCAGAAACTTCCTGTCTGTGCTC CTGTAACCTGCCCTCCACCACCCATACCGAAGTTTGCAAAACTTAGTGTTTATCAGCCATTGTCTGGGAACAACTCCCTGTATGGAGGCAAGGCCGTCTTTGAATGCTTGCCACAGCACGCAATGTTTGGAAATGACACCGTTACCTGCACAGAACATGGAAACTGGACAGAATTACCAGAATGTAAGG AAGTAAAATGCCCGTTCCCATCAAGACCAGACAATGGATTTGTGAACTATCCTGCAAAGCAAGTACTTTATTACAAGGATAAAGCCACTTATGGTTGCCATGATACATATGCCTTGGATGGACCAGAAGAAGTAGAATGTGGCAAATTCGGAAAATGGTCTGCACAGCCAAGTTGTAAAG CGTCTTGTAAATTATCTGTTAAAAAAGCTACCGTGATATATGAAGGAGAGAGAGTAAATATCCAAGACAAATTTAAGAATGGGATGCTGCATGGccaaaacatttctttcttctgcaaAAACAAGGAGAAGAAGTGTAGCTATACAGAGGATGCCCAGTGCATAGACGGCGTCATTCAAATCCCCAAATGCTTCAAGG AGCACAGTTCTTTCGCTTTCTGGAAAACAGAAGCATCTGATGTAAAACCGTGCTAA